The Thalassotalea piscium sequence ACTAAATTTACTATAGACACTAGCAAAGAAATAATCGAGTTTGATCAATTAAAAGTTAATAATTTTTATTAGAAAGTCCTCGCTTATTTTATGTGAAGCATTATTAAATAACTTGAATTCTGGATAAGCTAAGTACACCAAAACTACAATTTATATGCGTATCTGCGTTAAATCGTGACATTGACGTGCTTAGCTTAAATAGCTCTCTAGCAGCTATTTTGCCTTACTTCTGTGTTAAATTCATAAATAATAGAATATCTATTCTTAATGAACTTGCCTTGAATTAAGAATAACTATCAAGCTAGTGAGTGGCTACAAACACAAGTCTAGCAATTTTAGGGCATTAACTTATCTCTTAACCCGAGCTAAGGTTAAATAGATGTTAAGAGAGAAGTGACGTAAAGATAAAGAGCACTAATTAGGGAAATTAATGCTCTTTAATAGATGAATACCAATCCGTCTAAGAATAGGCTCAATTGTATGTAGGGTCTACATTAGTCATACTATGTCATAGTAACAAATTCTTCAGCAGACGTTGGATGTATAGCGACAGTGTTATCAAAATCAGCTTTTGTAGCGCCCATTTTCATTGCAACTGAAAAACCTTGCAGTAATTCGTCACTACCAAAACCAATACTGTGAATACCGACAATTTTTTCTTCTTTGCCAACACAGACTAGTTTCATACGAGTAGGGTCTCGATACTCTTCAGTCATTGCTTGATAAAGCGCTGTAAACTGTGAATTGTATACTTTCACTTGCTCTTCACCGTAAGTTTCTATTGCCTCTTGCTCGGTTAAGCCAATGGTGCCTATAACAGGGTGGCTAAAAACCACGGTTGCAATATTTGTGTAGTCTAAGTGTTCGTATGGTTTATTGTTAAAAATGCGCTCACATAGCCTTCGACCAGCTGCTACGGCAACAGGCGTTAATTGAACGCGGCCGGTGTTATCACCAACGGCGTATATTCCTTTTACGTTAGTGTTTTGGTATTTATCAGTAGGAATATACCCATGTTCATTTGTTGCTACTTCTGCTGCGTCAAGTGCAAGGTTTTCGGTTGCAGGCGTGCGGCCAATTGCCCAAATTACAGTTTCAACAGGGCCAATTGTGTTGCCATTTTCTAAGTGAATTGTGAATAAGTCACCATTTTTTTCAATGCGTTTAGGCGTACTATGGCAATGTAATGTTGGCCCATGCTTAGCCATTTGCTCGACTAAGGTATCTGTTAACATAGTGTCAAATGATCTTAATGGCTTTTCTTTACGCACTAATAAGTGAGTTTCACTGCCGAGCGCATGTAAAACACCTGCGAGTTCTACGGCAATATAACCAGCGCCAATTACGGCAGCGCTTTTGGGTTGTTGTTCTAGTGCGAAAAAACCATCAGAATCTATACCAAATTCTGCACCTTCAATGTTAGGTATACTCGGTTTACCTCCTGTAGCGATACAAATATGATCAGCGGTATAACGTTGACCATTGACTTCTACGGTATTCTTATTAATAAATTTACCAAAACCTTCAATAACAGTTACACCATTGCTAGCAAAACCTCTTTCATAGGCTGCATGAATACGTTTAATATAAGCTTCTCTGTTGGCAATGAGCTTTTGCCAATCAAAACTTTTTAATGGTGCGTTAAAACCGTAATCTGGGGCATAATGAAGGGCATCGGCAATTTGACCTGCATACCACATGGCCTTTTTAGGTACACAGCCTACGTTAACACAAGTACCACCTATAGCTTTAGCTTCAATTACCGCAGCTTTTTTACCAAGCCTTGCGGCTCTATTTGCAGAGGCAATTCCGCCACTGCCTGCGCCAATTGCGAGAAAATCAAAATGTTGAGTCATGAGAGGCCTTAAAGTTGTTAATAATTATTGGATTATTTATTCATTCATAAAAATAGTATAAAGAAAGTTTGATTAATTTGCGGTAATTTCCTGTTTATTTTCAATCAAAAACTGCTCCACTTTATCACTAGAAATTGGTTTACTGTAGAGGAACCCTTGAATGGCATAACATTTTCTTTGTGCTAAATAGTTTAGTTGCTCTGTTGTTTCAACGCCCTCGGCAATACAGTGCATGTCTAAGTTCTTCGCTAACACAAGTGTTGCGTCAACAATGGCTTCATCTTTTTTGTCAAAACCTATACCTTGAATAAAGCATCTATCTATTTTTAGTGAATGTAAGGGTAACCGTTTCAGGTAGTTTAACGAAGAGTAGCCCGTACCAAAGTCATCAATCGCAAGCTCAACGCCCATCTTTGCCAATGTTTCCATGGTGTGTATTGCTTTTTGGGGATCTGAAATCAAAATGCTCTCGGTTATTTCTAATTTTAATACTGATGCCGGTAATTGGTATTTATCTAATAAATAGGTGAGATGGGTAACCAAACTTTCAATAGAAAAGTGTTGGGCAGACAAGTTAACCGATAAAAACATATCTTTACGGTATTGATGCCATATCTTTAAATCTTGTAAGCCACGCTCTAACGCTTGTTCAGTCATCGGGATAATTAAATTGAGCTCTTCGGCTACTGAGATAAATTTACCGGGTAAAATCAATTTATTGTCTTTTTTCCAACGCAGTAATAGCTCTACGCCAATGGCTTTTCCGGTGCTTGAGTTAACAATAGGTTGATAATAGTTGATAAACTCATTATGTTCGTGCGCATATTTAACACTCGCTTCAATTTTTAATCGCTGACTTGCTTCAACATTCATTCTAGGGGTATAGAACTGAAAAGTATTACGCCCAATTTGCTTGGCATGGTACATGGCTACGTCTGCATTTTTCAGTAATTCTTCAGAGCTTCCAGCATCTTCGGGGTAAAGTGCGATGCCAATGCTTGCACCCACAGTAACCATGTTTCCTTGTAAAATTACCGGCTCATTCACTTCTTTAATAACCTTTTGTGCAATTTTACTTAATTGACTATTACCACGAAATGACTCAAGTAAAATAACAAATTCATCTCCACCAATACGAGCGACTGTGTCATCAACACGCAATACCTTTTTTAATCGGCGTGTTATTTCTTGTAGTAAAATATCACCTTGGTCATGGCCTAAAGAGTCATTAACTTTTTTAAAGCGGTCTAAATCAATAAAAAATAAGGCAAAAGACTGCTTAAAGCGGGCTGAGTGTTCCATGGCGTGG is a genomic window containing:
- the gorA gene encoding glutathione-disulfide reductase, which translates into the protein MTQHFDFLAIGAGSGGIASANRAARLGKKAAVIEAKAIGGTCVNVGCVPKKAMWYAGQIADALHYAPDYGFNAPLKSFDWQKLIANREAYIKRIHAAYERGFASNGVTVIEGFGKFINKNTVEVNGQRYTADHICIATGGKPSIPNIEGAEFGIDSDGFFALEQQPKSAAVIGAGYIAVELAGVLHALGSETHLLVRKEKPLRSFDTMLTDTLVEQMAKHGPTLHCHSTPKRIEKNGDLFTIHLENGNTIGPVETVIWAIGRTPATENLALDAAEVATNEHGYIPTDKYQNTNVKGIYAVGDNTGRVQLTPVAVAAGRRLCERIFNNKPYEHLDYTNIATVVFSHPVIGTIGLTEQEAIETYGEEQVKVYNSQFTALYQAMTEEYRDPTRMKLVCVGKEEKIVGIHSIGFGSDELLQGFSVAMKMGATKADFDNTVAIHPTSAEEFVTMT